From the Marinobacter sp. es.048 genome, the window GTGGACGTTATACTCGGACACCATCCTCACGTTCTGCAGCCAGTTGAACGCTATAAAGATGGCCTGATTTTCTATTCGCTAGGTAATTTTGCGTTCGACTTGTGGCCCCGAGCCACGAAACTAACAACGATTGCAAAGGTCAAACTCGTAAAAGGCGTGATGCCGGATTATGAGTGCGTGCCCGTGGAGATTAGAGACGATTTCACATTGGCTATCGCTTCACCATCGGCAGCAGAAGAAATTGGCAACTTGTTGTCGTGGGAGAGGTATATGGCCTTGCCGGACAAGCCTGTTGATGAACAGGACTACTATTTGCGCTACAGAAATGAAAGAAAAAAGTTCCGATATTCTAGCTACCAATATTTTCTCAAAAACGCGTTTAGATACCCACCGTGGTTCTTTATTCAGTCACTGGCCCGAACGGGCCTGAGACGTTTAACCGGCACTTGAGAAAGCAAAAGCTACTTAATTAAGGGCATTGATGATTTCATTGAGGCGGGCTTTATCGTTCTCCCAGTTGTATTTATCGCGAATAGCTCGGTAGCCGTTTTCGCCCAGCTCTTGACGAACGGCTGGGGTTTTTAGATAGTCGAGCTTCTCAGCAATGTCCGCTGGATCCAGGTCGCGACAGACAACACCACAGTTCGCTTCTTCTATGATGCGTTGGATTGGCAACACTTCAGTTGTCAGTACTGGAAGCCCTGCTAGCATGTAATCGAAGATTTTATTGGGGATAGTGTGGTTCCAATGGCCACATACCCGATAGGTCAGAGCACCGACGTTAGCATTGGCCATAAGCTGGTCCACATCTTCTTGCGAGAGCCATCCATGCACCCGCACAGATTCCTCGATATCCAACTTTCTGGCCAGGTTGATCAATTTTTCCTTGCATGCACCTTTCCCGACAATGTCCACCTGAATTGTACTTTTAGCATTGCCTTTCTCGATGTAATGGCCAACAGCCTCGATGAGTAAATCCAGACCCCTGAGTTCAGTTAGGAAACCAACGTAAACGATTCTCAGAGTTTCGCCATTGTGTTTGTGCCGGTAGTTATTGTACTTTTCAATAGGTGGGGTGTTACTCACTATTGACACTCTCTCTGTTGGCACACCCATGGCGAGGAGCCGATCCCGGGATTCTGCGATCATCACGATAGTGTGATCTACTTTGGGCAACACCGCCTTTTCATAACGTGCCGCAAGATTGGGGTTTTTGACAATACTGTCCAGCCAGGATCGGTCGGAATGTTTTGCAGAAGACCTGTACATTTCCGGGTAGACTTCCGCCATATCGAACACTACCTTCGCCGGTCCGAAGCGGGCAATTAAGGTGGCAGCGCTAACCAGGGGAAGGTCCCGCACTATAATTACTGGCTTGGGCGCGCCCTTGATAGCCTTTGATATCGTGTAGAGCCAGATTGGATTAAACCAAAGGGGCATATTTATCAGCTTTTGAATCACTCTCGGTAATCGTTGGGTCCGCGGAATGCGACGAATCTGAAAACCTGGGGTAGATTCATTGGTGGGTTTCTGGTCCAAGTTTCTGGCGATTATCGTGACGGCGTTGCCGGCTTCGTTGAGTGACTTTGCAAGCTTTTCTACGCGGACGTCCCAAGGGTAGTCCTCTTTGTATACGATAAATATCTCCAAACCCAGCTAACTCCCTGTAACAGTGCTCGATATGCAAATGGGCAAATAGTGTACCAGTAACAGTTAGCTGCCAGCACGCGGTTCCCTGTTTGGTCATGGGAGCCATGCGCCGCAATGATAGGCTTTAAACCTCTGTTCCTGGCATCACCGTCTCTCTGCTTGAATTTTGCTTGGCCGCAGGTCAAGACCATTCATTCAATTATGGACAACTAGGTAGAGGTGTTGCTCAGACCTGTTAAGTCCTCCCCATTTAAACTGGGAATTCTGGCACGATAGAGTCGTGGTTCAGAGGTTATGCCATTAGGCGACCTGTAGTGGTTCAATGATTCCGGACACCAATGTAGGTGGTAATATCGCCACCATAAACGAGGTGTCTGATGACCAGAAAGTGACGTTCTTTTTCTCCTGAGTTCAAACAGGAAGCAGCCAGCCTGGTGCTGGATCAAGGTTACACGATTCCCCAGGCGAGCGTGTCCCTGGGAATTGGTGAAAGCGCTATCCGGCGCTGGGTTAACCAACTGACCGAGGAGCGTGACGGTGTCACCCCGAAGGGCAAGGCGTTAACCCCGGAGCAGCGCCGTATTGAGGAGCTGGAAGCCCTCTGCAAGCGCCTTGAACAGGAGAAAGACATACTAAAAAAGGCTACCGCTCTCTTGATGTCGGACGACATGAATCGTACGCCCTGATAGACCAGTTGAGTGAGCAAATGCCTGTTGAAATGGTCTGCAATGCGTTTGATATCAGCCGTTCCAGCTATTACGAGTACCGCCAACGGCGGAAGCACGTGGATGTTGAGCGTCAGGCCCTGAAGGCTCAGGTAAACCGTCTCTTTACCTAGAGCCGAAGCTCTGCCGGCAGTAGAACGATCAAGGGCATGCTCAATGACGACGGCGTTGTCATCGGGCGTTTCAAGGTTCGACGATTGATGAGTGAACTGGGGCTGATCTGTAAGCAGCCGGGTCCTCACGCCTACAAACAGGCGACCGTTGAGCGACCGGATATCCCGAACCATCTGGCTCGTGAGTTTACGGTAGACCGGCCGAATCAGGCGTGGTGTGGTGACATCACCTACGTATGGAGCGGCCAGCGGTGGAGCTATCTGGCTGTCGT encodes:
- a CDS encoding glycosyltransferase family 4 protein, which translates into the protein MEIFIVYKEDYPWDVRVEKLAKSLNEAGNAVTIIARNLDQKPTNESTPGFQIRRIPRTQRLPRVIQKLINMPLWFNPIWLYTISKAIKGAPKPVIIVRDLPLVSAATLIARFGPAKVVFDMAEVYPEMYRSSAKHSDRSWLDSIVKNPNLAARYEKAVLPKVDHTIVMIAESRDRLLAMGVPTERVSIVSNTPPIEKYNNYRHKHNGETLRIVYVGFLTELRGLDLLIEAVGHYIEKGNAKSTIQVDIVGKGACKEKLINLARKLDIEESVRVHGWLSQEDVDQLMANANVGALTYRVCGHWNHTIPNKIFDYMLAGLPVLTTEVLPIQRIIEEANCGVVCRDLDPADIAEKLDYLKTPAVRQELGENGYRAIRDKYNWENDKARLNEIINALN